From a single Lolium rigidum isolate FL_2022 chromosome 7, APGP_CSIRO_Lrig_0.1, whole genome shotgun sequence genomic region:
- the LOC124674821 gene encoding cytochrome P450 71A1-like, which produces MAPLEFDSTIVLSLAFLVSCLVVVISFWSGRKNGLPPSPRSLPIIGNLHQLRGGHHHRTLEVLAQRHGPLFFLRLGSVPAIVVSSASVAEAVFKTQDHVFCSRPPHYTALGTLYGCRDIAFSPYGDQWRQSRRIAVVHLLSTKRVDSFRALRLQEVAGFVQQIRAACGAREDRGVVNVSELTVNLTNTVVSKAAFGSKLGGVEPAIIRDMMKELTEVLDLFAVSDLFPRLRWLDWATGLDARVKKTAAKLDGILEGAITEHESSLGDGDGEVRDLMDDLLSILKDGDRGFKLDRIDIKALILDMFLAGVDTTYKTIEWTMAQLVKNPRELAKVQSEVRQIVGGTDEEVIEVDVEKMSLLHAAIREGLRLTPTIIERETIQDTRLLGYHIPAKTRVLINAWAIGRDAELWENAEEFRPERFLGKAIDYTGKDTKFIPFGAGRRGCPGVGFAMRLVELTLANMMYHFDWELPNGQDLESFEVIEADGLSLGLESALLLGVKPCTKARTVVG; this is translated from the exons ATGGCTCCTCTTGAGTTCGACTCTACCATAGTCCTCTCTCTCGCCTTCCTGGTGTCCTGCCTGGTCGTCGTCATAAGCTTCTGGTCAGGCCGCAAGAACGGCCTCCCGCCGTCGCCTCGGTCGCTGCCCATCATCGGCAACCTGCACCAGCTCCGCggcggccaccaccaccggacGCTGGAGGTTCTCGCGCAGCGCCACggccccctcttcttcctccgcctcggcTCCGTGCCGGCAATCGTGGTCTCCTCGGCGTCCGTGGCAGAGGCCGTGTTCAAGACCCAGGACCACGTCTTCTGCAGCCGGCCACCGCACTACACCGCCCTCGGCACGCTCTATGGCTGCCGGGACATCGCCTTCAGCCCCTACGGCGACCAGTGGCGCCAATCACGGCGCATCGCCGTCGTGCACCTCCTCAGCACCAAGCGAGTCGACTCCTTCCGCGCGCTACGGCTGCAGGAAGTCGCGGGGTTCGTGCAGCAGATCCGTGCCGCGTGTGGCGCCCGGGAGGACAGAGGAGTCGTCAACGTGAGCGAGCTCACCGTCAACCTAACCAACACCGTGGTATCGAAGGCGGCCTTCGGAAGCAAGCTCGGCGGCGTGGAGCCGGCGATAATCCGCGACATGATGAAGGAGCTCACTGAGGTGCTCGATTTATTCGCCGTGAGTGACCTGTTCCCGCGACTGCGGTGGTTGGACTGGGCGACAGGGCTCGACGCAAGGGTGAAGAAGACGGCGGCTAAGCTCGACGGTATTCTCGAAGGCGCGATCACAGAGCACGAGAGCAGCCTAGGAGACGGCGACGGTGAGGTTCGAGACCTCATGGACGACTTGCTGTCGATCCTCAAAGATGGCGATCGGGGGTTCAAGCTGGACCGGATTGACATCAAGGCACTCATTTTG GACATGTTCCTAGCAGGCGTCGACACGACCTACAAGACGATAGAATGGACGATGGCCCAGCTTGTTAAGAATCCAAGAGAACTGGCGAAGGTGCAATCGGAGGTGAGACAGATTGTTGGCGGTACAGATGAAGAAGTCATTGAAGTGGACGTGGAGAAGATGAGCCTCCTACACGCCGCCATTAGAGAAGGATTGCGGCTAACGCCTACCATCATCGAACGTGAAACGATTCAGGACACCCGGCTACTTGGCTATCATATTCCAGCAAAGACCAGAGTCCTGATCAATGCGTGGGCGATCGGCAGGGATGCTGAGTTGTGGGAGAATGCCGAGGAGTTCCGTCCGGAGAGGTTCCTAGGCAAGGCCATCGACTACACCGGCAAGGACACCAAGTTCATACCGTTCGGCGCAGGGAGGAGGGGATGCCCTGGCGTCGGCTTTGCGATGCGCCTCGTGGAGCTTACGCTAGCCAACATGATGTACCATTTTGATTGGGAGCTGCCGAACGGGCAAGatctagagtcatttgaggtcatCGAGGCTGATGGGTTGTCACTTGGCCTTGAGTCTGCCTTGCTCCTTGGTGTAAAACCTTGTACGAAGGCAAGGACCGTTGTGGGGTAG